From Podospora bellae-mahoneyi strain CBS 112042 chromosome 5, whole genome shotgun sequence:
ACCACATCGTCGGCGGCAACGCCTTCAACGCCACCATGGAAGGCGACGTCGGCGAGCGAGCCACCTGCACGACCTGCCAAATGTCGGAGGACTTTTCCAACTACTGGACTGCCCACCTCTACTTCAAGCACCCGACCAACGGGTCGTACCACCGCGTGCCTGTGCTCCCCGTCCAGCCTCTGCTGGGTGGATCCCAGGGTGCGCAGGGAGGGTTGACGGTGTACTACACCCAGTTTGATCTCACGAGAGATAACCTGGGGAAGCAGAAGATTACTTCTTTTCCCCCTGTGAGGAGATGCCCTTCCTCATTACCTGCCTGATTCAGGCACTAACAATGAATGTTACTCGCCCAAGGGCTTCCGCATGACAGTAGGCACCCCGACCGAGCCCGGCAAACCCCGCGTCGGCCTCCGCTACCAATGCCTCCAAGGCCAAAACCGCGGCCGCGAACTCGACGACTTCCCCACCGGCCCCTGCAGCGGAggcatcttcaccacccaccacttCCCCGCCTGCTGGGACGGCAAAAACCTCGACTCGCCTGACCACCAGTCCCACATGTACAACACCGTCACCCGGGACGGGTTCCTCAACGCGGGGCCGTGCCCTTCTTCGCATCCGATCCGGATGCCGCAGGTTGCGTTTGAGACGGTGTGGGACACTACAAAATTTAATAGCATGTGGCCGTCGGGAGGGAAGAACCCGTTTGTGTGGAGCTttgaggggacggggggtgGGACGCATGCGGATTATATGtttgggtggaagggggataGTCTGCAGAGGGCGATGGACAAGAGTGAGTGTTTTTATGATGGGTGTGGGAgtattcagaagcagcagatGGCGGTGGCGAATAGGTGTGCCATCaaggagacggtggtggaaCAGACGGATGGGTGTAAGTTTTCCCTGGAGTGaatgagagagagaaaagtgCTGACGTTGTGGCAGGGATGGTGAAGCTGCCTGGTCGTTAAGAAGTGAGAGGGGCTGATGAGCGGGATGGGTATTCGACTGACGAGGCTACTGCCTGATGTGTTTGCCCTCTGCGTCACGGTTTGATGTTTGATTGTTAGGTTATACCGAGACTGTCGTTTTTGAACGCATCATTTCATATCTGGAACCTTCAGCCCACTTTGATCCTCGTGAGTCCTCGATGAAGGTGATAAAAATTAATCACAACACTCAAGAAACGCACCCTCGGTTCTGGATTTGAGTGTAATAACAGCCACGAACCCTTGCATTTGCGGCATGAACTTTACATGTACACCACTCTCAAGCCAGACATCTGCTCAccaaaccccacccccccccacttcaacccctgaacccctggACCCCTGGACCCTTGTCCTGACCTACAACGATCAATCTAGCAGGTCTCAACCGCCGGACCAGGAGGGGTATAACTCGTGGGCACAGGATAGTAAATGTTGATCATGATACCGGCTACCAATCATCAGT
This genomic window contains:
- a CDS encoding hypothetical protein (EggNog:ENOG503PAXS; COG:S): MKSLAATLVGLIAPVQAGLRFPCSTLTIQRLDPVVEPGNIPSAHVHHIVGGNAFNATMEGDVGERATCTTCQMSEDFSNYWTAHLYFKHPTNGSYHRVPVLPVQPLLGGSQGAQGGLTVYYTQFDLTRDNLGKQKITSFPPGFRMTVGTPTEPGKPRVGLRYQCLQGQNRGRELDDFPTGPCSGGIFTTHHFPACWDGKNLDSPDHQSHMYNTVTRDGFLNAGPCPSSHPIRMPQVAFETVWDTTKFNSMWPSGGKNPFVWSFEGTGGGTHADYMFGWKGDSLQRAMDKSECFYDGCGSIQKQQMAVANRCAIKETVVEQTDGWMVKLPGR